A part of Drosophila ananassae strain 14024-0371.13 chromosome 2R, ASM1763931v2, whole genome shotgun sequence genomic DNA contains:
- the LOC6493382 gene encoding tyrosine-protein kinase Abl isoform X5, with protein sequence MGAQQGKERGSHSGGGGGGGGGGGGVPVSCIGLSSSSSPVASHSPHCISSGSSSNAPLGGGSTLRGSRIKSSSSGVSSGAGTPSGLSQRSGGGGGGGGSGKDSSRCNPSVGLNIFTEHNGTRNSSFRSHPGKYHLEALLQSRPLPHIPGGSTAASLLADAAELQQDSGGVGLPLGGSTLGAGHNSTTSVFESTHRWTSKENLLAPGPEEDDPQLFVALYDFQAGGENQLSLKKGEQVRILSYNKSGEWCEAHSDSGNVGWVPSNYVTPLNSLEKHSWYHGPISRNAAEYLLSSGINGSFLVRESESSPGQRSISLRYEGRVYHYRISEDPDGKVFVTQEAKFNTLAELVHHHSVPHEGHGLITPLLYPAPKQNKPTVFPLSPEPDEWEICRTDIMMKHKLGGGQYGEVYEAVWKRYGNTVAVKTLKEDTMALKDFLEEAAIMKEMKHPNLVQLIGVCTREPPFYIITEFMSHGNLLDFLRSAGRETLDAVALLYMATQIASGMSYLETRNYIHRDLAARNCLVGDNKLVKVADFGLARLMRDDTYTAHAGAKFPIKWTAPEGLAYNKFSTKSDVWAFGVLLWEIATYGMSPYPGIDLTDVYHKLEKGYRMERPPGCPPEVYDLMRQCWQWDAADRPTFKSIHHALEHMFQESSITEAVEKQLNANATSSSSSGLGTGSGGATTSTTAPSGASASSSALSLTPQMVKKGLPGPAQNQLTPNAHHSDLHQQQASTPMSETGSSSTKLSTFSSQGKGNVQMRRTTNKQGKQAPAPPKRTSLLSSSRDSTYREEDPGTQRCNFIDDLSTNGISKLKNVNYFSQTLNRNFKTQIPTHQTQQQIRTQQQQQQQSVVQIPVQQQQQQQQQKQQQYSIKKSSSCSSFLYDILFRGLARDINSLTQRYDSETDPAADPDTDATGDSLEQGLPAVPIQAPNKMQHSLHGGGIGPRSSQQHSSFKRPTPTPVMGNRGLETRQSKRSQQHPPQLPPTQPHPGNGMATNAHPITVGALEVMNVKQVVNRYGTLPKVARIGAYLDSLEDSNGGCEAAPGSPGPVPPPPANGHSTPPGGARLNPKMNNPIPPQQMIRSNSSGGVTMQNNAAASLNKLQRHRTTTEGTMMTFSSFRAAGSSSSPKRSGSGVGSGGVQQPALANLEFPPPPLDLPPPPEEFEAAPPPPPPAPESAVQAIQQHLHAQNPANNGNIGNGMGNNNNDSSHNDVSNTAPSVEEASSRFGVSLRKREPSTDSCSSLGSPPEDLKEKLITEIKAAGKESAPPAHLANGSSSAPVDPVSLLVTELAESMNLPKKNLTNGNGSGTPATPGGFKAQLKKVEPKKMSPPMAKAEPSHNIIDFKAHLRRVEKDKEPPLATTTTAPAGNNANCNSTGTLNRKDDGNKKYVQAIQKTEIKIDVTNSNVEAETATDKAATAAAGAGAGAGGGAVGDGDLGKRRSTDNEEHQQHQEGFGGGVGVGGGDMTQSLYEQKPNIPQIQQKPAVPHKPTKLTIYATPIAKLSEPASSTQISRESILELVGLLEGSLKHPVNAITGSQWLQLSDKLNILQNSCVIFAENGAMPPHSKFQFRELVTRVEAQSQHLRSAGSKNVQDNERLVAEVGQSLRQISNALNR encoded by the exons GTACCAGGAACAGCTCTTTTCGCAGCCACCCAGGCAAATATCACTTAG AAGCCCTGCTGCAATCGCGTCCATTACCTCACATTCCGGGCGGAAGCACGGCAGCCTCTCTTCTGGCGGACGCCGCCGAACTCCAGCAGGACTCGGGGGGAGTGGGTCTCCCCCTGGGCGGCTCCACCTTGGGGGCTGGCCACAACTCGACCACATCTGTGTTTGAGTCGACCCATCGATGGACCTCCAAGGAGAACCTGCTGGCCCCCGGACCCGAGGAGGATGACCCCCAACTGTTCGTGGCCCTGTACGACTTCCAGGCCGGTGGCGAGAACCAGCTCAGCCTGAAGAAGGGGGAGCAGGTGCGGATCCTCAGCTACAACAAGTCCGGCGAATGGTGTGAGGCGCACTCCGACTCCGGAAATGTGGGCTGGGTGCCATCCAACTATGTGACACCTCTGAACTCCCTGGAGAAGCACTCCTGGTACCATGGACCGATTTCCCGCAATGCCGCCGAGTATCTGCTGAGTTCGGGGATCAATGGGAGTTTCCTGGTGCGGGAGAGTGAGAGCTCGCCGGGTCAGAGGAGCATCAGTCTAAG ATACGAAGGCCGGGTCTATCACTACCGCATCTCGGAGGATCCCGACGGCAAGGTCTTCGTCACCCAGGAGGCCAAGTTCAACACCCTGGCCGAGCTGGTGCATCACCACAGCGTTCCCCACGAGGGTCATGGCCTGATCACTCCCCTCCTGTATCCTGCTCCCAAGCAGAACAAGCCCACCGTCTTCCCGCTGAGTCCGGAGCCGGATGAGTGGGAGATCTGCCGCACGGACATCATGATGAAGCACAAGCTGGGCGGTGGGCAGTACGGCGAGGTATACGAGGCGGTGTGGAAGCGCTATGGCAACACAGTGGCTGTCAAGACGCTCAAGGAGGACACCATGGCCCTGAAGGACTTCCTCGAAGAGGCGGCCATCATGAAGGAGATGAAGCATCCGAATCTGGTCCAGCTCATAG GAGTCTGTACCCGAGAGCCACCGTTCTATATCATCACCGAGTTCATGTCGCACGGCAATCTGCTCGACTTTCTGCGCTCCGCCGGCCGCGAGACCCTCGACGCCGTGGCCCTCCTCTACATGGCCACCCAGATTGCCTCCGGAATGAGCTATCTGGAGACTCGCAACTACATCCATCGCGACTTGGCCGCCCGCAACTGCCTCGTTGGCGACAATAAGCTCGTAAAGGTGGCCGACTTCGGGCTGGCGCGTCTGATGCGGGATGATACGTATACGGCCCATGCGGGAGCCAAGTTCCCCATCAAGTGGACCGCCCCCGAGGGACTGGCGTACAATAAGTTTAGCACCAAGTCGGATGTATGGGCATTTGGGGTATTGCTGTGGGAGATTGCCACTTATGGAATGTCACCGTATCCTGGCATCGATCTAACTGATGTCTATCATAAGCTGGAGAAGGGATATAGGATGGAACGGCCGCCGGGATGCCCGCCAGAGGTGTACGATCTGATGCGACAATGCTGGCAGTGGGACGCCGCCGACAGGCCCACGTTCAAGAGTATACACCATGCGCTGGAGCATATGTTTCAG GAATCGTCCATCACCGAAGCGGTCGAGAAGCAACTGAACGCCAATGCCACCAGCAGCTCCTCATCGGGCTTGGGAACTGGCTCTGGTGGTGCCACAACCTCTACGACAGCCCCCAGCGGTGCTTCAGCCTCATCCTCAGCCCTCAGTCTCACCCCGCAGATGGTAAAGAAAGGCCTGCCCGGTCCTGCCCAGAACCAACTGACACCCAACGCCCATCACAGCGATCTGCACCAGCAGCAGGCCAGCACTCCCATGTCAG AAACCGGCTCCAGTTCCACCAAGCTGAGCACCTTCTCCAGCCAGGGCAAGGGCAATGTCCAGATGCGGCGGACCACCAACAAGCAGGGCAAACAGGCACCAGCGCCTCCCAAGCGCACCAG TCTACTCTCAAGCAGTCGGGATTCGACCTACCGGGAGGAGGATCCGGGCACCCAAAGATGCAACTTCATCGATGATCTCAGCACGAACGGTATATccaaattgaaaaatgtcaACTATTTCAGCCAGACCCTTAATAGAAATTTCAAGACCCAAATACCAACCcatcaaacacaacaacaaatacgaacacaacaacaacaacaacaacagtctGTTGTACAAATTCCagtacaacaacaacaacagcaacaacaacagaaacaacaacagtatTCCATTAAGAAATCGTCCTCCTGCAGTAGTTTTCTTTACGACATTTTATTTCGAG GTCTGGCCCGAGACATCAATAGCTTGACCCAGCGCTATGACTCTGAAACGGATCCGGCAGCTGATCCCGATACGGACGCCACTGGGGATAGCCTGGAGCAGGGTCTGCCTGCTGTGCCCATTCAAGCGCCCAACAAGATGCAGCACTCCCTGCACGGAGGTGGCATCGGTCCCCGGTCCTCGCAGCAGCACAGCTCCTTTAAGCGGCCCACTCCCACGCCCGTGATGGGCAACCGCGGCCTGGAGACCCGCCAGAGCAAGCGCTCCCAGCAGCATCCACCCCAGCTGCCACCGACTCAGCCCCATCCCGGCAACGGGATGGCCACCAATGCTCATCCCATCACTGTCGGGGCGCTGGAGGTGATGAATGTCAAGCAGGTGGTGAACCGGTACGGCACCCTGCCCAAGGTGGCCAGGATTGGAGCTTACCTGGACAGCCTGGAGGACAGCAACGGGGGATGTGAAGCGGCACCTGGTTCACCGGGTCCAGTTCCTCCGCCGCCAGCCAATGGACACAGTACTCCACCGGGGGGAGCACGATTGAATCCAAAGATGAACAATCCCATTCCGCCGCAGCAGATGATTCGCAGCAACTCGTCCGGCGGTGTCACCATGCAGAACAACGCCGCCGCCAGTCTGAATAAGTTGCAGCGCCACCGCACCACCACTGAGGGCACCATGATGACATTCTCCTCCTTCCGGGCAGCCGGTTCCAGTAGTTCCCCCAAACGAAGTGGCTCTGGTGTGGGATCTGGCGGAGTTCAGCAACCGGCTCTGGCCAATTTGGAGTTTCCACCGCCACCATTGGACTTGCCACCGCCTCCGGAGGAATTTGAGGCTGCACCTCCGCCCCCACCGCCGGCGCCAGAGAGTGCTGTCCAAGCCATCCAGCAGCATCTTCATGCCCAGAATCCGGCCAACAACGGGAACATTGGCAATGGGAtgggcaacaacaacaacgacagCAGCCATAACGATGTCAGCAACACGGCTCCCAGTGTGGAGGAGGCCAGCTCCCGATTCGGGGTATCGCTGAGGAAGAGGGAGCCATCAACAGACTCCTGCAGCTCGCTGGGCAGTCCGCCCGAGGATCTGAAAGAGAAGCTCATCACTGAGATCAAGGCGGCCGGCAAGGAGAGTGCTCCGCCCGCCCACCTAGCCAACGGATCTAGCAGTGCTCCCGTGGATCCGGTTTCCCTGCTGGTCACCGAACTGGCCGAGAGCATGAATCTGCCCAAGAAGAACCTGACCAATGGTAATGGATCTGGAACTCCAGCCACTCCCGGGGGTTTCAAGGCTCAGCTGAAGAAAGTGGAGCCCAAGAAGATGAGTCCTCCCATGGCCAAGGCGGAGCCCAGCCACAACATCATCGACTTCAAGGCCCATCTGCGTCGTGTGGAGAAGGATAAGGAGCCACCACTGGCTACCACTACCACTGCGCCGGCTGGCAACAATGCCAACTGCAATTCGACCGGCACCCTCAACCGCAAGGATGACGGCAACAAGAAGTATGTCCAGGCCATCCAAAAGACTGAAATCAAAATCGATGTGACCAACTCGAATGTGGAGGCGGAAACGGCCACAGATAAGGCAGCTAcagctgccgctggagcaggagcaggagcaggaggaggagcggTGGGAGATGGTGATCTCGGCAAGCGTCGGAGCACAG ATAACGAGGAGCACCAACAGCACCAGGAAGGATTCGGTGGAGGAGTAGGAGTAGGAGGAGGAGACATGACCCAGTCACTGTACGAGCAGAAGCCAAACATCCCACAGATTCAGCAGAAGCCAGCAGTGCCCCACAAGCCCACCAAGCTCACCATCTACGCCACCCCGATTGCCAAACTCTCCGAGCCGGCCAGCTCTACTCAGATATCGCGGGAGAGCATCCTGGAGCTGGTGGGTCTCCTCGAGGGATCACTGAAGCATCCTGTGAACGCCATTACTGGCTCCCAGTGGCTCCAGCTCAGCGACAAGTTAAACATACTCCAGAATTCTTGCGTGATCTTCGCGGAAAATGGTGCAATGCCGCCGCACTCCAAGTTCCAGTTCCGGGAGTTGGTCACTAGAGTGGAGGCCCAGTCTCAGCACTTGCGCTCCGCCGGCAGTAAGAACGTTCAGGACAATGAGCGCCTGGTGGCCGAGGTGGGTCAGTCGCTGCGCCAAATCTCGAATGCCCTGAACAGGTAA
- the LOC6493382 gene encoding tyrosine-protein kinase Abl isoform X3, translated as MGAQQGKERGSHSGGGGGGGGGGGGVPVSCIGLSSSSSPVASHSPHCISSGSSSNAPLGGGSTLRGSRIKSSSSGVSSGAGTPSGLSQRSGGGGGGGGSGKDSSRCNPSVGLNIFTEHNGTRNSSFRSHPGKYHLEALLQSRPLPHIPGGSTAASLLADAAELQQDSGGVGLPLGGSTLGAGHNSTTSVFESTHRWTSKENLLAPGPEEDDPQLFVALYDFQAGGENQLSLKKGEQVRILSYNKSGEWCEAHSDSGNVGWVPSNYVTPLNSLEKHSWYHGPISRNAAEYLLSSGINGSFLVRESESSPGQRSISLRYEGRVYHYRISEDPDGKVFVTQEAKFNTLAELVHHHSVPHEGHGLITPLLYPAPKQNKPTVFPLSPEPDEWEICRTDIMMKHKLGGGQYGEVYEAVWKRYGNTVAVKTLKEDTMALKDFLEEAAIMKEMKHPNLVQLIGVCTREPPFYIITEFMSHGNLLDFLRSAGRETLDAVALLYMATQIASGMSYLETRNYIHRDLAARNCLVGDNKLVKVADFGLARLMRDDTYTAHAGAKFPIKWTAPEGLAYNKFSTKSDVWAFGVLLWEIATYGMSPYPGIDLTDVYHKLEKGYRMERPPGCPPEVYDLMRQCWQWDAADRPTFKSIHHALEHMFQESSITEAVEKQLNANATSSSSSGLGTGSGGATTSTTAPSGASASSSALSLTPQMVKKGLPGPAQNQLTPNAHHSDLHQQQASTPMSETGSSSTKLSTFSSQGKGNVQMRRTTNKQGKQAPAPPKRTSLLSSSRDSTYREEDPGTQRCNFIDDLSTNGLARDINSLTQRYDSETDPAADPDTDATGDSLEQGLPAVPIQAPNKMQHSLHGGGIGPRSSQQHSSFKRPTPTPVMGNRGLETRQSKRSQQHPPQLPPTQPHPGNGMATNAHPITVGALEVMNVKQVVNRYGTLPKVARIGAYLDSLEDSNGGCEAAPGSPGPVPPPPANGHSTPPGGARLNPKMNNPIPPQQMIRSNSSGGVTMQNNAAASLNKLQRHRTTTEGTMMTFSSFRAAGSSSSPKRSGSGVGSGGVQQPALANLEFPPPPLDLPPPPEEFEAAPPPPPPAPESAVQAIQQHLHAQNPANNGNIGNGMGNNNNDSSHNDVSNTAPSVEEASSRFGVSLRKREPSTDSCSSLGSPPEDLKEKLITEIKAAGKESAPPAHLANGSSSAPVDPVSLLVTELAESMNLPKKNLTNGNGSGTPATPGGFKAQLKKVEPKKMSPPMAKAEPSHNIIDFKAHLRRVEKDKEPPLATTTTAPAGNNANCNSTGTLNRKDDGNKKYVQAIQKTEIKIDVTNSNVEAETATDKAATAAAGAGAGAGGGAVGDGDLGKRRSTGSINSLKKLWEQQPPTPDYASSSIIQQQSSAVNGGCVTGTSSNNQLSPKYGMKAGTLPAKPGNKPPPAAPPPPPPQCTTSNPSTTISSTTTTTTTTSSRDCTSGRQQATSTIKTSHSTQLFTDNEEHQQHQEGFGGGVGVGGGDMTQSLYEQKPNIPQIQQKPAVPHKPTKLTIYATPIAKLSEPASSTQISRESILELVGLLEGSLKHPVNAITGSQWLQLSDKLNILQNSCVIFAENGAMPPHSKFQFRELVTRVEAQSQHLRSAGSKNVQDNERLVAEVGQSLRQISNALNR; from the exons GTACCAGGAACAGCTCTTTTCGCAGCCACCCAGGCAAATATCACTTAG AAGCCCTGCTGCAATCGCGTCCATTACCTCACATTCCGGGCGGAAGCACGGCAGCCTCTCTTCTGGCGGACGCCGCCGAACTCCAGCAGGACTCGGGGGGAGTGGGTCTCCCCCTGGGCGGCTCCACCTTGGGGGCTGGCCACAACTCGACCACATCTGTGTTTGAGTCGACCCATCGATGGACCTCCAAGGAGAACCTGCTGGCCCCCGGACCCGAGGAGGATGACCCCCAACTGTTCGTGGCCCTGTACGACTTCCAGGCCGGTGGCGAGAACCAGCTCAGCCTGAAGAAGGGGGAGCAGGTGCGGATCCTCAGCTACAACAAGTCCGGCGAATGGTGTGAGGCGCACTCCGACTCCGGAAATGTGGGCTGGGTGCCATCCAACTATGTGACACCTCTGAACTCCCTGGAGAAGCACTCCTGGTACCATGGACCGATTTCCCGCAATGCCGCCGAGTATCTGCTGAGTTCGGGGATCAATGGGAGTTTCCTGGTGCGGGAGAGTGAGAGCTCGCCGGGTCAGAGGAGCATCAGTCTAAG ATACGAAGGCCGGGTCTATCACTACCGCATCTCGGAGGATCCCGACGGCAAGGTCTTCGTCACCCAGGAGGCCAAGTTCAACACCCTGGCCGAGCTGGTGCATCACCACAGCGTTCCCCACGAGGGTCATGGCCTGATCACTCCCCTCCTGTATCCTGCTCCCAAGCAGAACAAGCCCACCGTCTTCCCGCTGAGTCCGGAGCCGGATGAGTGGGAGATCTGCCGCACGGACATCATGATGAAGCACAAGCTGGGCGGTGGGCAGTACGGCGAGGTATACGAGGCGGTGTGGAAGCGCTATGGCAACACAGTGGCTGTCAAGACGCTCAAGGAGGACACCATGGCCCTGAAGGACTTCCTCGAAGAGGCGGCCATCATGAAGGAGATGAAGCATCCGAATCTGGTCCAGCTCATAG GAGTCTGTACCCGAGAGCCACCGTTCTATATCATCACCGAGTTCATGTCGCACGGCAATCTGCTCGACTTTCTGCGCTCCGCCGGCCGCGAGACCCTCGACGCCGTGGCCCTCCTCTACATGGCCACCCAGATTGCCTCCGGAATGAGCTATCTGGAGACTCGCAACTACATCCATCGCGACTTGGCCGCCCGCAACTGCCTCGTTGGCGACAATAAGCTCGTAAAGGTGGCCGACTTCGGGCTGGCGCGTCTGATGCGGGATGATACGTATACGGCCCATGCGGGAGCCAAGTTCCCCATCAAGTGGACCGCCCCCGAGGGACTGGCGTACAATAAGTTTAGCACCAAGTCGGATGTATGGGCATTTGGGGTATTGCTGTGGGAGATTGCCACTTATGGAATGTCACCGTATCCTGGCATCGATCTAACTGATGTCTATCATAAGCTGGAGAAGGGATATAGGATGGAACGGCCGCCGGGATGCCCGCCAGAGGTGTACGATCTGATGCGACAATGCTGGCAGTGGGACGCCGCCGACAGGCCCACGTTCAAGAGTATACACCATGCGCTGGAGCATATGTTTCAG GAATCGTCCATCACCGAAGCGGTCGAGAAGCAACTGAACGCCAATGCCACCAGCAGCTCCTCATCGGGCTTGGGAACTGGCTCTGGTGGTGCCACAACCTCTACGACAGCCCCCAGCGGTGCTTCAGCCTCATCCTCAGCCCTCAGTCTCACCCCGCAGATGGTAAAGAAAGGCCTGCCCGGTCCTGCCCAGAACCAACTGACACCCAACGCCCATCACAGCGATCTGCACCAGCAGCAGGCCAGCACTCCCATGTCAG AAACCGGCTCCAGTTCCACCAAGCTGAGCACCTTCTCCAGCCAGGGCAAGGGCAATGTCCAGATGCGGCGGACCACCAACAAGCAGGGCAAACAGGCACCAGCGCCTCCCAAGCGCACCAG TCTACTCTCAAGCAGTCGGGATTCGACCTACCGGGAGGAGGATCCGGGCACCCAAAGATGCAACTTCATCGATGATCTCAGCACGAACG GTCTGGCCCGAGACATCAATAGCTTGACCCAGCGCTATGACTCTGAAACGGATCCGGCAGCTGATCCCGATACGGACGCCACTGGGGATAGCCTGGAGCAGGGTCTGCCTGCTGTGCCCATTCAAGCGCCCAACAAGATGCAGCACTCCCTGCACGGAGGTGGCATCGGTCCCCGGTCCTCGCAGCAGCACAGCTCCTTTAAGCGGCCCACTCCCACGCCCGTGATGGGCAACCGCGGCCTGGAGACCCGCCAGAGCAAGCGCTCCCAGCAGCATCCACCCCAGCTGCCACCGACTCAGCCCCATCCCGGCAACGGGATGGCCACCAATGCTCATCCCATCACTGTCGGGGCGCTGGAGGTGATGAATGTCAAGCAGGTGGTGAACCGGTACGGCACCCTGCCCAAGGTGGCCAGGATTGGAGCTTACCTGGACAGCCTGGAGGACAGCAACGGGGGATGTGAAGCGGCACCTGGTTCACCGGGTCCAGTTCCTCCGCCGCCAGCCAATGGACACAGTACTCCACCGGGGGGAGCACGATTGAATCCAAAGATGAACAATCCCATTCCGCCGCAGCAGATGATTCGCAGCAACTCGTCCGGCGGTGTCACCATGCAGAACAACGCCGCCGCCAGTCTGAATAAGTTGCAGCGCCACCGCACCACCACTGAGGGCACCATGATGACATTCTCCTCCTTCCGGGCAGCCGGTTCCAGTAGTTCCCCCAAACGAAGTGGCTCTGGTGTGGGATCTGGCGGAGTTCAGCAACCGGCTCTGGCCAATTTGGAGTTTCCACCGCCACCATTGGACTTGCCACCGCCTCCGGAGGAATTTGAGGCTGCACCTCCGCCCCCACCGCCGGCGCCAGAGAGTGCTGTCCAAGCCATCCAGCAGCATCTTCATGCCCAGAATCCGGCCAACAACGGGAACATTGGCAATGGGAtgggcaacaacaacaacgacagCAGCCATAACGATGTCAGCAACACGGCTCCCAGTGTGGAGGAGGCCAGCTCCCGATTCGGGGTATCGCTGAGGAAGAGGGAGCCATCAACAGACTCCTGCAGCTCGCTGGGCAGTCCGCCCGAGGATCTGAAAGAGAAGCTCATCACTGAGATCAAGGCGGCCGGCAAGGAGAGTGCTCCGCCCGCCCACCTAGCCAACGGATCTAGCAGTGCTCCCGTGGATCCGGTTTCCCTGCTGGTCACCGAACTGGCCGAGAGCATGAATCTGCCCAAGAAGAACCTGACCAATGGTAATGGATCTGGAACTCCAGCCACTCCCGGGGGTTTCAAGGCTCAGCTGAAGAAAGTGGAGCCCAAGAAGATGAGTCCTCCCATGGCCAAGGCGGAGCCCAGCCACAACATCATCGACTTCAAGGCCCATCTGCGTCGTGTGGAGAAGGATAAGGAGCCACCACTGGCTACCACTACCACTGCGCCGGCTGGCAACAATGCCAACTGCAATTCGACCGGCACCCTCAACCGCAAGGATGACGGCAACAAGAAGTATGTCCAGGCCATCCAAAAGACTGAAATCAAAATCGATGTGACCAACTCGAATGTGGAGGCGGAAACGGCCACAGATAAGGCAGCTAcagctgccgctggagcaggagcaggagcaggaggaggagcggTGGGAGATGGTGATCTCGGCAAGCGTCGGAGCACAGGTAGTATTAATAGCCTAAAGAAACTGTGGGAGCAGCAGCCGCCGACGCCCGACTACGCCAGCAGCTCGATTATCCAGCAGCAGTCGTCGGCGGTGAATGGTGGTTGCGTCACTGGCACCTCTTCCAACAATCAGCTATCGCCCAAGTACGGGATGAAAGCTGGAACTCTGCCAGCCAAACCGGGCAACAAACCGCCACCGGCTGCCCCACCACCTCCGCCCCCGCAATGCACCACTTCCAATCCCTCAACCACCATTAGTAgcaccactaccaccaccaccaccacatcTAGTAGAGATTGCACTAGCGGCAGGCAGCAGGCCACCAGCACCATTAAAACTTCTCATTCAACGCAACTCTTCACAGATAACGAGGAGCACCAACAGCACCAGGAAGGATTCGGTGGAGGAGTAGGAGTAGGAGGAGGAGACATGACCCAGTCACTGTACGAGCAGAAGCCAAACATCCCACAGATTCAGCAGAAGCCAGCAGTGCCCCACAAGCCCACCAAGCTCACCATCTACGCCACCCCGATTGCCAAACTCTCCGAGCCGGCCAGCTCTACTCAGATATCGCGGGAGAGCATCCTGGAGCTGGTGGGTCTCCTCGAGGGATCACTGAAGCATCCTGTGAACGCCATTACTGGCTCCCAGTGGCTCCAGCTCAGCGACAAGTTAAACATACTCCAGAATTCTTGCGTGATCTTCGCGGAAAATGGTGCAATGCCGCCGCACTCCAAGTTCCAGTTCCGGGAGTTGGTCACTAGAGTGGAGGCCCAGTCTCAGCACTTGCGCTCCGCCGGCAGTAAGAACGTTCAGGACAATGAGCGCCTGGTGGCCGAGGTGGGTCAGTCGCTGCGCCAAATCTCGAATGCCCTGAACAGGTAA